A DNA window from Rhizobium sp. NXC14 contains the following coding sequences:
- a CDS encoding DNA polymerase Y family protein: MRLTALDEFAERLGLRKDQGVAEARAMYPALDVMEEDPAADRRLLEAIADWCDRYTPMVAFDGRDGLLLDITGCAHLFGGERALLKDILSRLFHMGLDARGAVSSTPGLSWAVSRFGNGGIVEDEETEHVLMPLPVAALRLEEQIVEALKKLGLKYVGDVIHAPRAPLTRRFGQALLLRLDQALGREEEPISPRRPVASLSSERRLIEPIGTEEQILAVTGRVAVSLKPSLEARGAGGRVFELVLFRVDGRVFRISVGASRPLREPKLVAGLFSERLHAIYDDIDAGYGFEILRLNVLRHDPFNDMQGDFEGDRQDEISLSTFVDRVSARLGRDCLQSFQLRESHVPERAVITVPAMESLPALQKVKQDSALPFREERPLRLFANPEPVEVAFAEVPDGPPQTFRWRRTQHQVARSEGPERVAMEWWIDGDDAQTRDYFRIEDESGHRFWIYRQGLYGEKPDPRWFMHGVFA, from the coding sequence ATGCGTTTGACGGCGCTGGACGAATTCGCCGAGAGGTTGGGATTGCGGAAGGATCAAGGCGTTGCCGAAGCGCGCGCCATGTATCCGGCGCTCGATGTCATGGAAGAAGATCCTGCGGCCGACCGCCGGCTTCTGGAAGCCATTGCCGACTGGTGCGACCGTTATACGCCGATGGTGGCGTTCGATGGCAGGGATGGGCTGCTACTTGACATTACCGGTTGCGCTCACCTCTTCGGCGGGGAAAGAGCTCTTCTCAAGGATATACTGTCGCGGCTCTTCCATATGGGGCTCGATGCACGAGGTGCGGTCTCATCGACGCCGGGCCTTTCCTGGGCTGTCTCCCGTTTCGGAAACGGCGGCATCGTGGAAGACGAGGAGACGGAACATGTTTTGATGCCGCTGCCTGTCGCGGCCTTGCGCCTGGAAGAACAGATCGTCGAGGCTTTGAAAAAGCTCGGGCTCAAATATGTCGGCGATGTCATTCATGCGCCGCGGGCGCCGCTCACCCGCCGTTTTGGCCAGGCGCTGCTTCTGCGGCTCGACCAGGCGCTGGGCCGCGAGGAGGAGCCGATCTCGCCCCGGCGTCCCGTCGCCAGTCTTTCGTCCGAACGTCGTCTGATCGAGCCGATCGGAACGGAAGAACAGATCCTTGCCGTCACCGGGCGGGTTGCCGTGTCGCTGAAGCCGTCGCTGGAAGCGCGCGGTGCCGGCGGGCGGGTGTTCGAGCTAGTGCTGTTTCGTGTCGACGGCAGGGTTTTCCGCATTTCCGTCGGTGCTTCGCGGCCGCTTCGCGAGCCGAAGCTCGTTGCAGGGTTATTTTCCGAACGGCTGCATGCGATTTATGACGATATCGATGCCGGCTATGGTTTCGAGATCTTGCGCCTGAATGTGCTGCGGCATGACCCGTTCAACGACATGCAGGGCGATTTTGAAGGTGACCGGCAGGATGAAATCTCTCTTTCAACCTTCGTCGACCGCGTTTCGGCCCGTCTTGGCCGGGATTGCCTGCAAAGTTTTCAACTTCGGGAAAGCCATGTGCCGGAGCGGGCCGTGATCACGGTACCGGCCATGGAGAGCCTACCGGCATTGCAGAAAGTGAAGCAGGACAGCGCGCTTCCTTTTCGTGAGGAGCGCCCTCTGCGGCTCTTTGCAAACCCGGAGCCCGTTGAGGTCGCATTTGCTGAAGTGCCGGACGGTCCACCGCAGACTTTCCGCTGGCGGCGGACACAACATCAGGTAGCAAGAAGTGAAGGACCGGAACGGGTCGCCATGGAATGGTGGATCGATGGGGATGATGCGCAGACGCGCGATTATTTCAGAATAGAGGATGAGTCTGGACACCGCTTCTGGATCTATCGTCAGGGTCTTTATGGTGAAAAACCCGATCCACGCTGGTTCATGCATGGGGTCTTTGCATGA
- a CDS encoding metallopeptidase family protein: protein MARVDQSDDWQDRHAPTISTFESLAMEAYSHLPDEFRQLTTNLTIEIEDFPDDDVFEDMALETPFDLLGLFEGRGISERFTVETGEMPNRIRLYRRPILDYWAENDETLGDIITHVLIHEIGHHFGLSDEDMERIEASAEEAAER, encoded by the coding sequence ATGGCCCGCGTAGACCAGAGCGATGATTGGCAGGACCGCCATGCGCCGACGATCAGCACCTTCGAGTCGCTGGCCATGGAGGCTTACAGCCATCTACCGGATGAATTCCGCCAGCTTACGACCAATCTCACCATCGAGATTGAGGATTTCCCCGATGACGACGTTTTCGAGGATATGGCGCTGGAAACGCCTTTCGACCTGCTCGGCCTTTTCGAAGGCAGGGGAATTTCGGAGCGTTTCACCGTGGAAACCGGCGAAATGCCGAACCGCATTCGCCTCTACCGTCGCCCCATCCTCGACTATTGGGCCGAGAACGACGAGACGCTCGGCGATATCATCACTCACGTCCTGATCCACGAGATCGGCCACCATTTCGGGCTGAGCGATGAGGATATGGAGCGGATCGAGGCCAGCGCCGAGGAAGCCGCCGAGCGCTGA
- a CDS encoding CoA ester lyase: MKQTTPLRSSSLRRSVLSVPAINLRALEKSRSLDCDAVIFDLEDSVAPESKGQARENLHAFFGGQPLEGKERIIRINSLSSGFGAADLELVKALLPDAVLLPKVDGSQDVIDIGDLLADAQVPEELRIWAMIETPRGVLNVGAIAETGRMLGARLDCLVVGLNDLRKETGVLPQPGRSFLVPWLMQVILAVKAYGLDALDSVFNDFRDGEGFDVECGQGRAMGFSGKMLIHPAQIAAANRHFGPSAEEIAEAQAIISAFADPAAQGLNVINANGRMIERLHLVQAEALVHKARLISARKPA; the protein is encoded by the coding sequence ATGAAGCAAACCACACCTCTGCGTTCCTCAAGTCTGCGCCGCTCGGTGCTGAGTGTGCCGGCCATCAATCTGCGGGCGCTCGAAAAGAGCCGCTCCCTTGATTGTGATGCGGTTATTTTCGACCTGGAGGACTCCGTCGCGCCCGAAAGCAAGGGCCAAGCGCGGGAAAATCTGCATGCTTTTTTTGGCGGACAGCCGCTCGAGGGCAAGGAAAGGATCATTCGTATCAATTCTTTGTCATCCGGATTCGGGGCGGCGGATCTCGAGCTGGTCAAGGCGCTTTTGCCCGACGCCGTTCTCCTGCCGAAAGTGGATGGATCCCAGGATGTCATCGATATTGGCGATCTGCTGGCCGATGCACAGGTGCCAGAGGAGCTGCGCATCTGGGCAATGATCGAAACGCCGCGCGGCGTGCTGAACGTCGGGGCGATCGCCGAAACCGGCCGCATGCTGGGGGCGCGGCTCGATTGCCTCGTCGTCGGCCTCAACGACCTGCGCAAGGAAACCGGCGTCCTGCCGCAGCCGGGGCGAAGCTTTCTCGTGCCCTGGCTGATGCAGGTCATTCTCGCGGTCAAGGCTTATGGGCTTGATGCGCTCGACAGCGTTTTCAACGATTTCCGGGATGGCGAAGGTTTCGACGTCGAATGCGGGCAGGGTCGCGCTATGGGTTTTTCCGGCAAGATGCTGATCCATCCCGCGCAGATTGCGGCCGCCAACCGGCATTTCGGTCCGAGTGCGGAAGAGATTGCCGAAGCGCAGGCAATCATATCAGCCTTTGCCGATCCGGCCGCCCAAGGCCTCAACGTCATCAATGCGAACGGCCGCATGATTGAGCGGCTGCATCTTGTCCAGGCCGAAGCTCTGGTTCATAAAGCCCGCCTGATTTCTGCAAGAAAGCCCGCCTGA
- a CDS encoding RNA pyrophosphohydrolase: MSQATVKAEDLPYRPCVGVMILNRDGLVWAGRRIPDGNSEYDGSPQLWQMPQGGIDKGEDPLDAAYRELYEETGIRTVTLLAEASDWINYDLPPTLIGIGLKGKFRGQTQRWFAFRFEGDENEIAINPPPGGHDPEFDAWEWKPMQELPSLIVPFKRAVYDQVIAEFQHLTALKSED, encoded by the coding sequence ATGAGCCAAGCGACCGTGAAAGCCGAGGATCTGCCCTATCGCCCATGCGTCGGCGTGATGATCCTGAACCGCGATGGCCTGGTCTGGGCCGGCCGACGCATCCCTGACGGCAATTCCGAATATGACGGCTCGCCGCAGCTCTGGCAGATGCCCCAGGGAGGCATCGACAAGGGCGAGGATCCCCTGGATGCCGCCTATCGCGAGCTCTATGAGGAAACCGGCATCAGGACGGTGACGCTGCTCGCCGAGGCAAGCGATTGGATCAATTACGATCTGCCGCCGACGCTGATCGGCATCGGACTGAAAGGAAAATTCCGCGGTCAGACGCAGCGCTGGTTCGCCTTCCGCTTCGAGGGCGACGAGAACGAGATCGCCATCAACCCGCCCCCCGGCGGCCACGATCCCGAATTCGATGCCTGGGAATGGAAGCCGATGCAGGAGCTACCTAGCCTGATCGTCCCCTTTAAACGCGCCGTCTATGACCAGGTGATCGCCGAATTCCAGCATCTGACAGCATTGAAATCGGAGGACTGA
- the bfr gene encoding bacterioferritin translates to MKGDKKVIERLNEALFLELGAVNQYWVHYRLLEDWGYTKLAKKERAESIEEMHHADRLVARIIFLEGHPNLQTLAPLRIGQNVKEVLEADLAGEYDARTAYKKSRDICYDAGDYVSMKLFEELLADEEGHIDFLETQLDLLEKIGESKYGQLNADSADEAE, encoded by the coding sequence TTGAAAGGCGACAAAAAGGTCATCGAGCGGCTTAACGAGGCATTGTTCCTCGAACTCGGTGCGGTCAACCAATATTGGGTTCACTATCGTCTTCTCGAAGATTGGGGCTACACCAAACTCGCCAAGAAGGAACGCGCCGAGTCCATCGAAGAGATGCATCATGCCGACCGGCTTGTCGCCCGCATCATCTTCCTCGAAGGTCATCCCAATCTGCAGACCTTGGCCCCTCTGCGTATCGGCCAGAACGTCAAGGAAGTCCTCGAGGCCGACCTCGCCGGCGAGTACGACGCCCGCACGGCCTACAAGAAGTCGCGCGATATCTGTTATGACGCCGGCGACTATGTGTCGATGAAGCTGTTCGAAGAGCTGCTGGCCGATGAAGAAGGCCATATCGACTTCCTCGAAACGCAGCTCGATCTGCTCGAAAAAATCGGCGAAAGCAAATACGGCCAGCTCAACGCCGATTCCGCCGACGAAGCCGAATAA
- a CDS encoding pyridoxal-phosphate dependent enzyme — MASAPLHLDTPLLRTSAGYSASGKPLWLKLDALQPSGSFKLRGVGRLCQQEVKDGAREIFCASGGNAGIAAAYAGRALGVPVTIVVPETTAADVRQSIAAIGASVLVHGGVFDEANAHAVELARSRKATYVHPFDHPLLWDGHATLIDEVVAKGATFDCVVTSVGGGGLLAGIVEGLKRNGLSGVPVIAVETEGAASLHASLKANERVTLPAITSIATSLGARQVAQHVFDLPKQHPIESVVVSDADAVAACLKFADAHRILVEPACGAALAIADVHAGLLQRFDNPLIEVCGGIGVSLEKLRLWKEKFL, encoded by the coding sequence ATGGCTTCAGCACCCCTCCATCTCGACACGCCCCTGCTTCGGACATCCGCCGGCTATAGCGCCAGCGGCAAACCGCTCTGGCTGAAGCTCGATGCGCTGCAGCCTTCCGGCAGCTTCAAGCTGCGCGGCGTCGGCCGGCTGTGCCAGCAGGAGGTGAAAGATGGTGCGCGCGAGATCTTCTGCGCCTCCGGCGGCAATGCCGGCATTGCCGCGGCCTATGCCGGCCGGGCGCTCGGCGTGCCGGTCACGATCGTCGTGCCGGAGACGACGGCGGCCGATGTTCGGCAGTCGATTGCCGCAATCGGCGCAAGTGTCCTCGTCCACGGAGGCGTTTTCGACGAAGCCAATGCCCACGCGGTCGAACTCGCCCGCAGCCGCAAGGCGACCTATGTGCACCCTTTTGACCATCCGCTTCTGTGGGATGGTCATGCCACGCTGATCGATGAGGTCGTTGCGAAGGGTGCGACATTCGATTGCGTCGTCACCAGCGTCGGCGGCGGCGGGCTGCTGGCCGGCATTGTCGAAGGGCTGAAGCGGAACGGCCTTTCCGGTGTCCCCGTCATCGCAGTTGAAACCGAAGGGGCGGCGTCACTTCACGCAAGCCTCAAGGCAAACGAGCGCGTTACCCTTCCCGCCATCACCTCGATTGCCACGTCGCTCGGTGCACGGCAGGTGGCGCAGCATGTCTTCGATCTACCGAAGCAGCATCCGATCGAAAGCGTTGTCGTCAGCGACGCCGATGCCGTCGCCGCCTGCCTGAAATTTGCCGATGCGCATCGCATCCTCGTGGAGCCGGCCTGCGGTGCCGCCCTTGCCATTGCCGATGTGCATGCCGGGCTGCTTCAGCGCTTTGACAATCCACTGATCGAAGTCTGCGGTGGCATCGGCGTGTCGCTCGAAAAGCTGAGGCTTTGGAAGGAGAAGTTTCTCTGA
- a CDS encoding divergent polysaccharide deacetylase family protein: MGTDLHAPLGRNRKTGSRRPGVLRLGRIAASLCLFAIGGFSLYTAFRGDGLERKKTPATEQAAAPSSSTPQPAQTPAGQAADGMPRAQPRSGANVEQMVTGDGSVVTKYSPRPRDGSGPVLVDAMQVGQDPRMAALPNETLLEDSAYGRLPIVGPDGRRPMDQYARPSSGARGVRIAIVVSGLGLSQTGTQRAIAELPEEITLAFAASGNSLQRWMQEARRGGHEILLQVPLEPFDYPANDPGPETLLTSKPIARNIENLHKAMGEITNYTGIMNYLGGRFLSDPAAMEPVMRDIGKRGLLFLDDGTSAQSKTADVAKGTELPYAFADLQLDGQLNVDAILKKLDELERIARKNGQAIGIASAFDESVDAIAKWSEEASMRGIEIVGVAALSNDPKNP; this comes from the coding sequence CAACCGCAAAACCGGCAGTCGGCGGCCGGGAGTGCTGCGCCTCGGCCGCATTGCCGCCAGTCTATGCCTTTTCGCGATAGGCGGCTTCTCTCTCTATACGGCCTTTCGCGGCGACGGGCTCGAGCGCAAAAAAACGCCGGCAACCGAGCAAGCGGCAGCGCCCTCTTCCAGCACACCTCAACCAGCGCAGACGCCGGCCGGCCAGGCGGCGGATGGAATGCCACGCGCGCAACCGCGTTCGGGCGCCAATGTCGAGCAGATGGTTACCGGCGACGGCTCCGTCGTTACCAAATACAGCCCCCGTCCCCGCGACGGCAGCGGACCGGTATTGGTCGATGCCATGCAGGTCGGCCAGGATCCGCGCATGGCGGCGCTGCCGAACGAGACACTGCTCGAGGATTCGGCCTATGGCAGGCTGCCGATCGTCGGTCCCGACGGCCGACGGCCGATGGATCAGTATGCCCGCCCCTCGTCCGGCGCCCGCGGTGTGCGCATTGCCATTGTCGTCAGCGGCCTTGGGCTCAGCCAGACAGGAACGCAGCGCGCCATCGCCGAATTGCCCGAGGAGATCACGCTGGCCTTTGCCGCAAGCGGCAACAGCCTCCAGCGCTGGATGCAGGAGGCTCGCCGCGGCGGCCATGAAATCCTTCTTCAGGTGCCGCTTGAACCCTTTGATTATCCGGCCAATGATCCGGGCCCGGAGACCCTGCTGACCTCAAAGCCGATCGCCCGCAACATCGAGAACCTGCACAAGGCGATGGGCGAGATCACCAATTACACCGGTATCATGAACTATCTCGGCGGGCGTTTCCTTTCCGACCCTGCCGCCATGGAACCCGTGATGCGCGATATCGGCAAACGCGGCCTGCTCTTCCTCGACGACGGGACGTCGGCGCAGTCGAAGACGGCGGATGTCGCCAAGGGGACCGAACTGCCCTATGCCTTTGCCGATCTGCAGCTCGACGGCCAGCTTAATGTCGACGCCATCCTGAAGAAACTCGACGAGCTCGAACGCATCGCACGCAAAAACGGCCAGGCGATCGGCATCGCCTCGGCTTTTGACGAAAGCGTCGACGCCATTGCCAAGTGGAGCGAGGAGGCTTCGATGCGCGGCATCGAGATCGTCGGCGTCGCGGCGCTTTCCAACGACCCCAAAAACCCCTGA
- a CDS encoding glyoxalase/bleomycin resistance/extradiol dioxygenase family protein, whose product MDTMEDKPAKLPPVKNGLLPYLTVDGAVKAAEFYKKAFGAEEAHRVPVDESGRTMHIHLYINGSSLMLADAYPEYGHPFKGHEGFAIQLVINDIDFWWDRAVAAGAEVVMPVELMFWGDRYGQLRDPFGVLWGLNAPAK is encoded by the coding sequence ATGGATACGATGGAAGACAAACCGGCCAAGCTGCCGCCGGTGAAGAATGGCCTGCTGCCCTACCTGACCGTCGATGGTGCGGTGAAGGCCGCGGAATTCTACAAGAAGGCCTTCGGCGCCGAAGAGGCCCACAGGGTACCGGTCGATGAAAGCGGCCGGACGATGCATATTCATCTCTATATCAATGGCAGCTCCCTCATGCTGGCGGATGCCTATCCCGAATACGGCCATCCCTTCAAAGGCCATGAAGGTTTTGCCATCCAGCTTGTTATCAACGATATCGATTTCTGGTGGGATCGTGCGGTGGCCGCCGGCGCCGAAGTCGTCATGCCGGTCGAACTGATGTTCTGGGGCGATCGCTACGGCCAGCTTCGCGATCCGTTCGGCGTCCTCTGGGGCTTGAACGCGCCTGCCAAGTAA
- a CDS encoding error-prone DNA polymerase — translation MRAEPAFFEIGTRTNFSFLEGASSPEEMVVQAAHLGLGGLGIADRNSVAGVVRAHAQAEQLEERYKNRDAILAQAAKEGKREEILDPIRIQPGARLVFSDETPDILAYPRNRQGWANLCRLLSAGNLKEEAVKGACILTEAELMEWGDEMMLALVPDRSLISDPARQPVLEDYLERFRKRFRKGFFMALSPAYDGRDRQAFAVFSMLAARNRVPLIATNQPLYHHPDRRPLSDIVIAIREHVQISEAGFLLAPNAERFLKDAREVSRIFRDYPHAVENTQVFFAGLSFSLNELKHNYPAENDPGETPQQTLKRLTWAGAAKRYPDGIPEKVAQQIEYELKLIGDKNYASYFLTVHKIIQHARYQIGVLCQGRGSAANSVICFCLEITEVDPQKSTLLFDRFISMDRDEPPDIDVDFEHDRREDVIQHIYGRYGVAHAGLTAAVTSYRTRSAGREVAKAFGLSEDVQSAISSLVWGWSEDNLSERDAKAAGLDIKNPVTRNVLKYASELLGFPRHLTQHVGGFVITRDRLDEVVPIMKTAMPDRYMIEWDKDDLDNVKILKVDVLALGMLTCLRKAFSLLELHYEIKKTLADLGNREHGEEGEPVYDMMGRADTVGVFQIESRAQMSMLPRLKPRRFYDLVIEVAIVRPGPIQGDMVHPYLKRREQTKRNIPIEYPSEELKTVLERTLGVPLFQEQAMQIAITAAGFAPAEADRLRRAMATFKRTGTIGNFETRFIEGMTTNKRYTKEFAQQCFNQIKGFGEYGFPESHAASFALLVYASSWIKAYYPDVFCAALLNSQPMGFYAPAQLVRDAREHGVKILPVDINQSDWDCTLEEAAFDHTAIDFRHREMREIIRTRHAVRLGLRQIKGLSSTDMQLLVDNRGGGYASVRDLWLRSGLQKSVIERLADADAFQSIGLSRREALWAVRALDVKSATEELPLFGQVRHIDLQPEPQAKLPDMLPGEQVIEDYRYLSLSLKAHPVSFLRDDLRNARVTRNVDLLRVANGQRVTIAGLVLVRQRPGSASGVIFMTLEDETGVANAIVWPKIFEKYRSVVMGARLVKIFGKLQSQSGVIHTVVEHIEDMTPSLGILQREACRFGACERSDEVLRPGGDQRQLGDARKRMGRETAAASRHTDVAETADVMPRGRNFH, via the coding sequence ATGAGGGCCGAGCCTGCATTCTTCGAAATCGGCACGAGAACGAACTTCTCGTTCCTCGAAGGTGCCTCCAGCCCGGAGGAGATGGTCGTGCAGGCCGCTCACCTCGGACTCGGCGGTCTCGGCATTGCGGACCGCAATTCGGTTGCCGGCGTCGTCAGGGCACATGCGCAGGCCGAGCAGCTTGAGGAGAGATATAAAAACAGAGATGCGATTTTGGCTCAGGCAGCGAAGGAAGGGAAAAGAGAAGAGATTCTCGATCCTATCCGGATTCAGCCGGGCGCCCGACTCGTCTTTTCCGATGAAACGCCTGATATTCTCGCCTATCCCCGCAATCGGCAGGGCTGGGCGAATCTCTGTCGTCTCCTCAGCGCGGGCAATCTGAAAGAAGAGGCAGTCAAGGGCGCCTGCATTCTGACAGAAGCAGAGCTCATGGAATGGGGCGACGAGATGATGCTCGCGCTCGTTCCGGACCGGAGCCTTATCAGCGATCCTGCCCGCCAGCCGGTGCTTGAAGACTATCTGGAGCGGTTTCGCAAACGGTTCCGCAAGGGATTTTTCATGGCGTTGTCGCCAGCCTATGACGGGCGGGACCGGCAGGCCTTTGCGGTGTTTTCGATGCTGGCCGCCCGAAACCGTGTGCCCTTGATTGCAACCAATCAGCCGCTCTACCATCACCCCGATCGCCGGCCGCTTTCTGATATCGTGATCGCGATCCGGGAACATGTGCAGATCTCGGAAGCCGGATTCCTTCTGGCGCCCAATGCCGAGCGCTTTCTCAAGGATGCACGTGAAGTATCCAGGATTTTCCGGGACTATCCTCACGCGGTCGAGAATACGCAGGTGTTTTTCGCAGGGCTGAGCTTTTCCCTGAACGAGTTGAAACATAATTATCCCGCGGAAAACGATCCCGGCGAAACCCCGCAGCAAACTCTGAAAAGGCTGACGTGGGCAGGAGCGGCAAAACGTTATCCGGATGGTATTCCCGAGAAAGTGGCGCAGCAGATCGAGTATGAGCTGAAACTCATCGGCGACAAGAATTATGCCTCCTACTTTCTGACGGTTCACAAGATCATCCAGCACGCTCGTTATCAGATTGGTGTGCTCTGCCAGGGGAGGGGGTCGGCAGCGAATTCGGTCATTTGCTTTTGTCTTGAAATTACCGAAGTCGATCCTCAAAAGAGCACGCTCCTCTTCGATCGCTTTATTTCGATGGACCGGGACGAGCCGCCTGATATCGATGTCGATTTCGAGCATGACAGGCGTGAAGATGTCATCCAGCATATTTATGGAAGGTATGGCGTCGCGCATGCCGGGCTGACGGCAGCCGTCACCAGCTATCGCACTCGTTCGGCAGGCCGCGAAGTCGCCAAGGCTTTCGGCCTGTCGGAGGATGTTCAGTCGGCCATCAGCAGTCTCGTCTGGGGCTGGTCGGAAGACAATCTCTCGGAGCGGGATGCGAAGGCGGCTGGCCTCGACATCAAAAATCCAGTGACGCGCAATGTGCTGAAATATGCATCGGAACTCCTCGGTTTTCCGCGTCACCTCACACAGCATGTCGGTGGCTTCGTCATCACGCGGGACCGGCTCGACGAAGTGGTGCCGATCATGAAGACGGCGATGCCGGATCGATACATGATCGAGTGGGACAAGGACGATCTCGACAATGTCAAGATTCTCAAGGTGGATGTTCTGGCGCTCGGCATGCTCACCTGCCTGCGGAAAGCTTTCTCGCTGCTTGAACTGCATTATGAGATCAAGAAGACGCTCGCCGATCTCGGCAATAGGGAGCATGGAGAAGAAGGCGAGCCGGTCTATGACATGATGGGCCGCGCCGATACGGTCGGGGTTTTCCAGATCGAAAGCCGGGCGCAGATGAGCATGCTGCCGCGTCTGAAGCCCAGGCGCTTTTATGATCTTGTCATCGAGGTGGCGATCGTCCGGCCGGGACCGATCCAGGGCGACATGGTCCATCCCTATCTGAAAAGACGGGAACAGACGAAAAGGAATATTCCGATCGAATATCCGAGTGAGGAGCTGAAGACGGTTCTTGAAAGAACTCTTGGTGTGCCTTTGTTCCAGGAGCAAGCCATGCAGATTGCAATCACTGCGGCAGGCTTTGCGCCAGCGGAGGCGGACCGGCTTCGACGCGCCATGGCAACGTTTAAAAGAACCGGCACGATCGGCAATTTCGAGACGCGTTTCATCGAGGGGATGACGACAAACAAGCGTTACACCAAAGAATTTGCGCAGCAATGTTTCAATCAGATCAAGGGTTTCGGTGAGTATGGATTCCCCGAAAGCCACGCCGCCTCCTTCGCGCTGCTGGTTTATGCCTCCTCGTGGATCAAAGCCTATTATCCCGATGTCTTCTGTGCGGCGCTGCTGAATTCACAGCCGATGGGATTCTACGCGCCGGCCCAACTGGTACGGGATGCACGAGAGCATGGCGTGAAAATCCTGCCGGTCGATATCAACCAGTCGGACTGGGATTGTACCCTGGAAGAGGCCGCCTTCGATCATACGGCCATTGATTTTCGGCATCGTGAAATGCGGGAAATCATCAGGACACGACATGCGGTACGGCTCGGCCTGCGGCAGATCAAGGGTCTTTCGTCCACCGATATGCAGTTGCTCGTCGACAATCGTGGAGGAGGTTACGCGTCGGTGCGTGATCTCTGGCTGCGTTCCGGGCTGCAGAAATCCGTCATCGAGCGACTGGCGGATGCGGACGCCTTTCAATCCATCGGACTATCGCGTCGCGAGGCGCTTTGGGCGGTACGGGCTCTCGATGTGAAGAGCGCAACGGAGGAACTGCCGCTTTTCGGGCAAGTGCGCCATATCGATCTGCAGCCCGAACCTCAGGCAAAGCTGCCGGATATGCTGCCGGGAGAGCAGGTGATCGAAGATTATCGCTACCTGTCGCTGTCGCTGAAGGCGCACCCCGTATCTTTCCTGCGCGACGATTTGCGCAATGCTCGCGTAACACGCAATGTCGACTTGCTGCGCGTCGCGAACGGGCAGCGGGTGACGATTGCCGGCCTGGTGCTGGTGCGGCAGCGACCGGGATCGGCCAGCGGCGTGATCTTCATGACACTGGAAGATGAAACCGGCGTTGCCAATGCGATTGTCTGGCCGAAAATTTTCGAAAAATACCGGTCGGTCGTCATGGGTGCGCGGTTGGTGAAGATCTTCGGAAAACTGCAAAGCCAGAGTGGCGTGATTCATACTGTCGTCGAGCATATCGAGGACATGACGCCTTCCCTTGGTATCCTGCAGCGCGAGGCCTGCCGTTTCGGCGCTTGCGAACGCTCGGACGAGGTATTGCGGCCCGGCGGCGACCAGCGGCAGCTTGGCGATGCGCGCAAGAGGATGGGGCGAGAGACGGCTGCCGCAAGCCGGCATACGGATGTGGCGGAAACCGCCGATGTCATGCCACGCGGCCGGAATTTTCATTGA
- the leuD gene encoding 3-isopropylmalate dehydratase small subunit — MDKFVKLTGVAAPLPVVNIDTDMIIPKDYLKTIKRTGLGKGLFAEARYNEDGSENPDFVLNKPAYRDAKILVAGDNFGCGSSREHAPWALLDFGIRCVISTSFADIFYNNCFKNGILPIKVSQEDLDKLMDDASRGSNAILTIDLENLEITGPDGGSIKFDLDEFKRHCLLNGLDDIGLTLEKGKAIDEFEKKNAASHPWAA; from the coding sequence ATGGATAAATTCGTGAAGCTCACGGGCGTTGCAGCGCCCCTGCCGGTCGTCAACATCGACACCGACATGATCATCCCGAAGGACTATCTGAAGACCATTAAGCGCACCGGTCTCGGCAAGGGCCTTTTCGCCGAAGCCCGCTATAATGAAGACGGCTCCGAAAATCCCGATTTCGTGCTGAACAAGCCGGCCTATCGCGATGCCAAGATCCTTGTCGCCGGCGACAATTTCGGCTGCGGTTCCTCGCGCGAGCACGCTCCCTGGGCACTGCTCGATTTCGGCATTCGCTGCGTGATCTCCACCAGCTTTGCCGATATTTTCTACAACAACTGCTTCAAGAACGGCATCCTGCCGATCAAGGTCAGCCAGGAAGATCTCGACAAGCTGATGGACGACGCCTCGCGCGGCTCGAACGCTATCCTGACGATCGATCTTGAAAACCTCGAGATCACCGGCCCCGATGGCGGCTCCATCAAGTTCGATCTCGACGAGTTCAAGCGCCATTGCCTGCTGAACGGCCTCGACGATATCGGCCTGACCCTGGAAAAGGGCAAGGCGATTGACGAATTCGAAAAGAAGAACGCCGCGTCGCATCCCTGGGCGGCTTGA
- a CDS encoding DUF1737 domain-containing protein: MKLYRFLTGPDDASFCHKVTAALNKGWSLEGSPTYAFNAATGAMQCGQAVVKTVEGKDYDPEMKLSEQ; this comes from the coding sequence ATGAAACTCTACCGCTTCCTGACCGGTCCCGACGACGCTTCCTTCTGCCACAAGGTCACCGCCGCCCTCAACAAGGGCTGGTCTCTGGAGGGCTCGCCGACCTATGCCTTCAATGCCGCAACCGGCGCGATGCAATGCGGCCAGGCCGTCGTCAAGACTGTCGAAGGCAAGGATTACGATCCGGAGATGAAGCTCTCCGAGCAATAG